The Vespula vulgaris chromosome 3, iyVesVulg1.1, whole genome shotgun sequence DNA window ttgataaaaaatatcttaacagtttaataatacataaaagatctttataattatttacaaagttTGATAAAGTTACTAATGAGTATAATAAATGGTCTTAAACTAATGGTAACTTAAATTTATCGTACGCTCGAACTTCGATTCGAAATGTTAAAGTATCTTTTCGTAAAAAGTCAGGTAAATCTCGTATGCGCACAAATTCAACGTAGCCGAAACTACGTTTATTTAATTCACAGATAGGCTTTCTAAAAGCTTCAAGATCTGGTCTGGAAcaagttctctctcttatatctttttctgaGTTATGTGGATGTATCAATACGAAGTACATAACACCATTGAAAGGCCAATCTAGTGCATCGTCATTCTCAGATTTCATAATATGTAAAAGTATTGACAAAAATTCCGGATCCTTTGAGGATATATTTATTCTGGCACAAATTTTGTAACCATTAGGTCCAGTGTAAAATCCAGGACTATAATACATCTTTAAAGGATCATTTATCATGGAAGTAAGCTTTTCTTggaaagaatttaatttccAGATATAAACACCATTACAATTACGTAATAGCATTTCTTCTTCAGTAAAACGTACTGAAGTTTGTAAAGCTGTAAGTTGATTTTTTTGATTGGAAACAGTGATAGAAAGTTCTCGATTTTGTTGTTCTAATACCACTATCCTTTCATACAAACtcctaaaaaaatatttggctGAGTAATTTTTAAACACATAACAggattgtatatatttttgtatttacttTAATAACTGCTGCCAATCTGGTGGTGGTTCTTTATCTGATGTTGATGTTCCATTTTTAGGTGGTGGATCCCATAGCTTAGATTCTGCGGATATAGCACTGACATTGCCTTGGGTCATTGATAAGCGTGGAAGTGCATTTAGTATCATCTGTTATATAAGCAAACatatataaactaaatatgaatcaatatagtaatatattacacattattTTACTAACAGTTAAAtgtgaattaatatttttttccaaatgaATATGTGAAGATTCTTCGGTACAAAATATTTCTGTACAACCAACATCTTTAAAAGGACATTGAGTCCTTTCTGaggtagaaaaatttttgtatgtACATTGATTAACATGGGTCTCCATATCTACAGGTGATAATTCTATTAAACAGCCAAACTGACGATATGCACAAGTAGTTCGCTGTTGAGATATCTCTCTGCTGGTATAAAGGTCTCTGAAAAGATCACTTTCAGATTTTAAAGGTTGACTGTCTACTGGACAGCATGCACCTTctcttctaataaaaaatataatatagttagatagtattgttatataataacttcaatattattgaaataattatttgttagaAAACTTACTGTAGCCAAGTGTAAATGCACCGAGAACAAAATTTATGACCACAAGATGTTAGAACTGGATCACGTAGCCAAGTTAAACAAATAGGACACTCAAATCGGGGTTCTAAGTATTCTTTTATACCATCACCACACTGCACGAAATAAATGCaccataaataaaaataaatgaataattatattaatgcaataataaaattcagcAGTCTATCAATTTCTGTACATaaccatttaaaaaaaacgtaaaagggttcaatatttattacatacaatTCCACTTTCTTCTGCCACCTTAATAGGTTCATTGGTGTTCTCTGATGTGGCCATTTCTAGAAAAAGGCCGTGATATAAAAAAGgctatgaaataaaaaaaaaaaaatatataaaacctctcaaaatatatttcttgtaaaaGATGACATTTCGCATTACATGATGATTTATTTGTCGTATATGAtgactattttatataaaatacaagtACTTACCGATTGTCTAGGAAGAATGCCTGTATTGTGAGAGTTAAATATaccgttttatatatattttatatattttttcattttaatgaaaGTCACGCTGTTAAATACAAAGACGTAATTGTTCGATTATTTGTACACATATCGcacaaagaaaattagaaaaataaatgatcattcTTCAATGATTTGATTTCCTTAGTTCACTttactatgtacatatacatatatatatatatatatatatatatatatacaacaaatATTCAAAGAAGTATACAATCTCCTATTGCATTTCAAGAATCatcaaatttctataaaaaattttgtgtaGAGGAAACTAACTTATCGACAGAGATAGATGTTGATACCTCgtaattttatagatatttattttcctttccaataaaatacaaaaaatatattcttttaagcatttgttaattttattaatagagTCTCTATACGTAGTAGTTTCTATGGAATAAGATTTAAGCTATCGATATTACTTgagatgtaatattttattctaaattGTAATACAACGCAAGTACTATGGTGTTAATTATCTGCATTCAATCGTccttaaatttaataattaaaaagatttgaaaagatttttcaaatttacttatatatacacatataatttattaatattttcatttttaattctttcacaTGTATCGGCGCTACGATCTGTTTCCAACGAACTATCGGTAATACAGAACAGCCTGCAAAAGACGTTGAAAttgcatttaatttctttatgaaTTAGATCTAATAGTTCAACAACATTACAACAACAAATCAAATTCACGAAATAGCTACATTTTTTAACCAACAATTTTCATCAACAATTAACGAAAAGTAATTCACGTGACACGtttatagaagaaataaaagccGCGAATTTTGAAActacatttaaaataaaatcagctATTTGGATCTCGATCATGTCGCATCCGCAAACGTTCATTTCACTAGTTTCCGATATAAACGCGACGCAAGAGACGACGTGCGtgtctttcgtttctctctgcGATCCTAATGACGGAGATAGTAGTTGTTGGAAAGGAGGGTAACACTCGGGAAACGCTTGTATATAATATCTCGTATTACAAGAGGATCGTACGTCTTGTATGATCAACGTGATATCAACGTTCGTCGCGAAGAAAATAAGCAAGAAGcgataaaaaagatgatacCTGAAAACACCGGAAAAATCGTTTCAATGTCAAAGGAAGTGCATATTCGGGTTCACACGGATCCGGCGCCCTTTTATCGATTCTCCGATGGCCAATCGAATTTTTCGAGgtaagaaaatgtttttgcAAGTCTTCGAACTCCATAACAGTTTGTactatttatgaataataatcgatttgattttattgtttttgttaaCATTGGAGAAATCGTTTTTTTAATAGAGAAatcaatgtttttcttttatttattttttttttttggatatcACGAATAAAAGTgccgaatttttttttggaacggaagaattcaaataataaagaatttttatatttatttcataccTTTCTTTATTGATTCATCTAGGTATTTCTTCTAACGTGATACTAATGAGAGTGCGTAGACTAGCGCGTGAATTTATATCACGAAGTTtccagaaaaaagaagttggaGAAAGGTGCGAGAGCGATATCTTTAACGGAATCAGGTGAATGGCGTcgagattcttcttcttcttctacttccgTAAATAATTGTACACGCTCACGCATTTACTTTCAACGTcttttacgtatgtatgttcaCGTATATTTGCGCGTGCTCgatttatacatatctatatatacgtatatgtgtttCACGATAATGCAACGTATCTAATCGAGAGTATTCATTgccgtttttatttttttgaatgacGGTTTCCTTGgtatacgatatatttttagatttattgTAAAACACGATAAAATAATCGGACATATTGCTAAGAATTTGCTAAGTTTATCAATCTGTTTTGACATTTGGTTAAGgatatttcgttatttaaatgaaacgaattcAAATATTTGGCCTTGACTATGAAACTTTACGCTATTTCAAAAGATACTTGCAACTCGTATTTACtttgaataattcattattatgaGACGCACCTTGATGTTCGACTTGTTTTTACGAAAACGATAACGATAGAACGcgggaaaattgaaaattggaAACTGTGTTCCATGTTATTTGctataatttattaagtatTCGTATTCGCGTGTAAtaattagagagagagggagggagagagggggcgagagagagagagagagagagagagagagagagagagagagaatgaagaagaaaaagaattattatcttccttttctcgacGAATGTGACAATGTTAAATGTTATTGTTAATATCGTATATCGCACGTgcatatatcgatcgaaaatattatttaatatcttcgaaAAAGTTTACCAAAGTGTGGGAtacatttttaagaaatacGATAGATGATCGTCGACGAATTTAGCTAAGTATTACGTGATTTACGATAAGAATGAATTATAATCGTCAGTTTCTAACTGACGAGAACTCGATCGTACAACTTTATCATTAACAAGCAAAATTCTTGAAGTACTTTTTTGAGAAGTCGTAGTTACAGAaagtcattattttctttgaatatataGCTCAATAAACCACAACAtcgtgacaataataataatgataataataataatagtgataataataataataataaaataatgatattggTAATAATACATTCTCCAGTTATTGCTTTATCACTGTGAAGAATTGATTGTTACATGAACGAATAGATTATGTGATAGACGTGAAAATCGAGTTGAATCGAGCGTGAAGCTCGGttacgtaaaataaattaagatgGTGGAATTGATAGATGTTTAGGACTGGTGAAATGTATTGTGAAATGTGAaattaatctatatattatataggatGAATTctcaattaagaaaattaaattaaatttgttaaatatatgaaCAAAAAAGTGCGTACAAACGTACAAATAATTACGCTCACATATGTGACGTCTCCcttcgattattaattaattcatggATATCGTCTAACccatgaaaaatgaaaactcaGAATTGTGATCTACTAATGTTAcaaacgaataatttaaaaaatttttaacaacgtACCATTTTCTAGCTGTACTATGTATTGTCTTCTTTCACATTCTTGTTGCTGCCACAATTTATTTACACTATTCAAACTGTCAATACATTGATTATGATCAAATCTTAATTTCGAAATCACTAGAACAGCAAGAAATGTCGCAAAAATTTCGGCAATTTTTCCTCGTTGTCAATGTCGTGACCTTGCTTGTCTTCTAACCGTGTATGGCGGACTTGGAAGCTCGGATGCACTCGGTCTAACTGTTCAGGATCCCGTCCAACAGGATCCGTTATCCGAGCCAATGCACATCGGCTAGGTTGTTGCTCCCACCTTCTCCTTGATACAACTCTTAATCAAGTAATTCCGTTTGTTGGAAAAATAACCaagttgtattttttatatttgtttttgatTTCTAGTTGATAAGTCTTTATTAAGACCATTCTTCAATGAGTCATTagttgaaaaaagatttgGAAGAATTACTATTATCTTTTCTGATATTAAATGATTTGTTTATTATCACGATATTCCCTTCCTCTTCACGATCGTTGAATATTTGTtgctatttatatatacgttaatTTTTCGATAGATACGCACGTATctactttaaaaaatttattttacttaattgTCGTTTGTTATCAAGCTTTGTCTATGTTTATCATGATAACttcgttataatttatagaaGTCGTCAGGCTagcgatttatatatatacacacccacacacccacacactcgcgcgcgcgcgcgtaccattaattattcataatgaGTTAAGTTTGGAACTATACAACGTTGATTCAAACTCTGAACGTCGAACTtagatttgttttattataaagaacTTATCGTTCTTAAACTCACAATCAATCTGAGATGagtctacaaaaaaaaaagcaatttgGTCTGATATCGAAGAAGATAATAGTAAAGTTGTTTGAGATTAGTTGGCTTAACAGTATACGTGTACAATAGGAAGCAGACGTTTGGAATCTGTCGAAGCAGAAACATTATCGTGTCATGAAGGAATTTCTTATTGCTCTAATAGAAAGCTCGGTTCTTCGACTTTGATCGTTGTgttcttcctctccctttcgataagaaaaaaagaagatacaccGAGTTGGGTCTTCAGAGAGAAAGTCGTCGGAAAAATTACTTGAAGAACGACGTACACATTGTATACGCGAGTTTCAGTGATTTTGTTTTCCTAAGTGTTGAGTATTGTAACAGAAAAAACAGCGGCATTTGTAAAGCACGTGAGTAAACTTCTATAAAGTTGGTCGAACGAGAAGTTTCTTAAAAATTGTCTCTTATATCGAACTGATTTTCAAAagatagatttattttctttgactcATATTCGTATCTAAAGGATTACAGAcgtgattttcttttcgtttttatagtCAAAAAAATTGGTGTGTCCTTGTTATTagataaattatctttttttcaattcatctatatttcgattatattcgtttataacTTCGATTTGTTGTatactttacttttcttagAGGATtctaattgttatttatttgtaaatttttattgtggATATTAAGTAATTACTacgttatttcatttgaaaagttTTCATTTAGAAACAAAGATTACAAACGTTAATTTCTACgatgaaatgaaattcgaatgatttttgaaatcgttgAAATTGTGAATAgggagaggggggggggagagcaCGATGGCAATGATCGGAAGGAGCGGACGATTTGTAGTTCAAAGGCTATTACCGTGACCGGATGTTCGCAACTAACTCTCTCGTTGTTAGATCCACCTCTGGCTTCGCTCGTGAAGCTAACACGTTCAATTTAGATTGACTATGAACGACTGTCAGTAAAAGCAACGTCACCGTGCTCTCGTGTATACCTACGAGAGGAATTTTCATCAGAAATCAGCTTATACAAATTCGTCAAACTGGACCAATATGGACCTAAGGAAGAACAACATCTTTGTTTTTCGTGAGCACGTTGTACCTTTACACGTTGTGTTTACATCGagagattaaattaaatcgtataaattcaatttaatacCGATCGTATAATTAACTATAATATTCAACTATTTTATGTTgaatattataagataatggaaaaaaatgagagaaaattaaaacttcttttttttgtatgcgatgtaaaaaaagaactatagTTTGATCttagtaatttaaaaattcagcgaataaagaaacgagaatacgatattacataattttttgtatgtaATTTCCGATGTAATTatcattaaacaaaataaCGTGATGCAATTTTAACGTTTTAACAAGCGTTCAACTTTTTCATGTACTTTTTTCAACATACTTGAATCTCTTCTATTGAAGATCGTACGTCGCatggaaataagagaaaacaaataattcgATTTGAATGGATTCGTgagcatatatacatatatacaaacatacctTACGCCTACGAAAAGTGTCGTGGCTCTTCGGGAACTTTGAATGAGAACGAACAACGACGATGAATCATTCTACGAAAACTTTTTTGGCAGATCAGATAGGAAGAGTTGTGTTTTTTAACGAAGTCATCTCTCGACCGGTTTTTGACTCAGGTATAAAtctttgttaaagaaaaaatctaaagTACTATATAGACTTCGATAGATTAtgagtaatattaaaaattaatttttaaagagTAAACTcgataagattttatttcgttatttaaataatataatttgttttaaaatctatatatcaacatctatatatatttgaaaataatataaatggtcgttctttatccttttgtaaagaaaagaaaaagacaaacaaacgaaaagaaggagTCATCGGTGAGGAGACAAACAAGGACGAACGTCCTTTCAAGGAGAAAACACACAGGAGAACAACACACAGATTCCTAACGATTGTCATTCGCTTTCTTCGAAGTCAATACAGCGGATTCTTGTCCTCTTCGTtattcgcttttcttttctttatcaagTGGATCTATGAAGACGAACGtttgtgtgtgagagaaagagaaagagagagaaagagatagagacagagacagagacagagagaaagagagagagagagagagagagagagagagagagagagagagagagagagagagagagagggatagacgAGGAGAGAGTCAGCTGCTTCGATGATAAAAAGCGTTGAGCCGATTAAAGGGTAACGTCAGTCGGTGTTgttccttcctccctcttgTGTTGATCATTGATGTGACTGAAAGTCGCATAAGTTCGTTCATCTAGTGCACgggaattatttatttatctttagaaattttttaaactagTCGATATTGTAAGTGTAATACAAAcaatgagaaataaatatacaagatCATCGAGTTGTTCGatatcgttcgttcctttcgaTCTAGATCAGGATTAAATATGTACTCTAATTagtttatttcatattttattaatagaacGTCTATCTGGTAAACATAAatcatatacacgtacataaatatatgaatattatctACAAATGATAACTTTGAAGATCGTATCATCGAAGACACGTggtttattttaatgaaacagTATATCGACGTACGTGGATCTATTATTTCATAGGAGATCATTATGATCATCGTACATGGCGTGGGTGGATCTCGGAATTAGATACGTAATTACCAAATTATTCTGCGAAACGTAATACGTTGGGTCCATTTTGTGttaattgtgtatatatataaggtcttttattcgttattccAAATGGAAAGTAGAACATTTGatcattatgaaaaaatttgtcttatcgatttaattttttttttttattgaggTGTACGATACTcgcttagaaaaaaaatagagattaAACAGCTTTAAATTCAAGTGCCCGATAATATCGAAGATGATACCTTCGTcaagtgaaaatgaaaatggtgATCTTTGTACGATTcaattcgatttcttttaatatttttataatatttcttatataattaattatttcttataatatttttattttcagtattaatatctactatttttttaatatgaaaaatgtttgtttAATATTGTGAACGATGATTCGTTAtgaaatggaaatgaaaatgaaaataatgatagttaaattgaattcgatcttttttagaaactttttctagaaaatatatattgatgaAATACCCACATTATTGTGTCATTGACGATAACTCGGAATAAATAGCGAGAACGTAATCTCCCCTTCGTTAATAATCCCTCATTTTTACTTCAAAGAGATATTTTACTAATAACATGGCGACGGATGTATGTGAAATAACAATAcggtttatataaaattttattatattgaaaatgagATTCTCGTAGTCTCGAAATTTCTGAAAAGAATCTTTGAAAAGAGAACATAAAAATGATCGTTCATTTTCACTATCAGAAGCATTTTCACAATATCTTCTCAAtccattttattattgaattatttaagtaaaggttttataatattgtcaTATCTTATTTAGGATCACtgttcgattctttttcttttatcaatatttaaatattataaaaagaaagaaacaaaattatcacGTTGTTAGGTGAAAAGGAGATCAATGATTAGAGATTTGAAAAACGGATCGAACATTGCCTCGAATCGGTCGGTCAACGGTAATTCTTGGTGCAATGAATTACACTGATTTGCTATACATCGTTCTTCCACTATTTGTACtgtcagagagaaaaagaaggaaggagaaagagagagatagatagagagaacgaaagagaaatgaaaagagtaaGACTAGGAGCGTTCACCGTGTGACTTTGCTGCAGGGTCATGCCAGTGAAAGAGTGGTTCAGAAAGCTACAGCCTGTACAGCTGTACTTGGTGGTGTTCTTCACCGTGGCATTCTTCATCATCGAGATGGTAGCCAGTCATGTTACACACTCGTTAACGTTACTTCTCAACGCCTATTATATGCTTTGTAACATTATTGCAACCCTCGGCTGTCTAGTTTCGATCAAGGTAAGTTAATTAATGATCTAGAAGAAGatctttactatttttatttttttatttttttacattgctctttttcatcgacgaaaatcattttttcacataattaaaaaatcgatctAATCGATTTCTATCGATTGGAATTTCgaactaattatatataattagaattttcatgaattaaatgtaattttattaattaattaatttacttataCCATACGATGAACTTTTGATCAAACAAATGTTCGATCGTTAATCATGATCGATGATAATTGTtacttatcaattttattatatacttatcatacttatcaattttaattatattattgacACCTCGaattgatcgattttatttcgtaacgaTTAGATATAACGACGGGCGAGTTCGTCTAGaagtttgaatattttacgactttttataatttacgtattataagacattatttacaatttgatATACAGTAGTACCGAAATGAGTTATGTGTTAATAGTAAAAGCGTATTTTGTATTGTTTATTCACTCGTTCATGCATGTACGAACATTATTGTCGTATTCACTGGCATGATTACGCATTAGGATAAGAGGCACTTTCAGACAATATTCATgtcatttctattatttcgcTTTCACTTGATTGTTCCGCAATTGAATGATCGTTTTCTACTTGCTGTATtcatagtatatgtatatcattttaaataaaatttccatatacagttaaataaaaatatatttaaaaaaaaagaaaaaagaaaaggaatattataaaatgtttaataatcttattaaaattatgaCTATTAAATTAGATTCATTCTAAAGAAGCTTTCTAGGATGAACTAAGAAGGAATGTTTTCTGTTTTCACAACGTTGCTCCTGATAGGATTCAAGAATGTTATCTTTGACTTGTGTCGTGTGCATCCTGATAAAACGTCGTTGCCCTTtgacgatattaattatcaagaCCAAAGATGTCAGCATATAAAttgttctatttatatatttttttttattagacatacataaaaaataattgatatttttgacaatttttcaatgatatgaattttataagaaaaattatccgATAGAAATGAAGATTTAtcgaatgattattatttttttcattattttacagTATGCTCCACGCGAAAGTTACAGAAGTATTTACAATAGTACGAGCAGTTCTCTTGGGGATTCAGTGATATGTTTGGACGGCCAGGAACATGGCTCAAATACGTCTTTATCGACGAAGACAAAGGTGActggaatattattattattactactattattattattaatatagattaAATAGTAAGTTAAAGATTAAAACAATTTGTAAAGTATtttgttgtatatttttatagcaaTCACGATCGGACAGGAGAATGAAGAATAGTTTTGGATGGGCTAGGATCGATATCCTAACAATGCTAATTTGCTGCATTCTCCTAGCTtccttctgtttctctctcgtagTCGAGGCGTTACAAACGCTGGTTCATATAGATCATCTCGATGAGATGCATCATCCTGTGGCTGTACTCTGCATTGGGGCAGCCGGTATTTTTCTCAACATTTTTTGTTACATTCTCATTGGTGGATTCACATTTAATCAGGGAATATTGTTGCACGTTACCAATAATGGGGACGTCATTTTTAGAAGGTGAGTAACTTTGTAAGAGCAGATATATCGAAATGTCGTTTCAATTCCAAACCCAAAAGTTaacaattttatcatttatattttatgaaaataataatatagtccatatatcataatatatcgtaatatgtTAGTcaacatataaaattttaacaagatattttttatcttataattaGGAATATAATATCACAACCAGAGACGGAAGGTGAGCAACGATTAGCAGTACAAACTAGAAGAAGTCCTTTAGCTGTTCCAAGAAGTCAAGGATTTCGAAGGATATGCCGTGACGTTCTCGGTTGCATTTTCGTTATACTTGTATCAATATTAGTGTACTTCACTGATTCAGGCGTAGCCAAGTATTTGGATCCCGTTTTTGCCattatttcatcgatatcGCTTTTAATTCTGAGCTATCCATATAGTAAGTATCTTTTAGTTATTGATTACGCGATAAGATAACTATACGGTCTCCAAAAGTATGCtgtcgatttatttctttttctttgttccatttacgtatcgatatatacgtatgtagtaCATATATCGCGATAACAATgagttatataaaacaatattggATCAATCGTTT harbors:
- the LOC127062330 gene encoding TNF receptor-associated factor 6, which translates into the protein MATSENTNEPIKVAEESGICGDGIKEYLEPRFECPICLTWLRDPVLTSCGHKFCSRCIYTWLQREGACCPVDSQPLKSESDLFRDLYTSREISQQRTTCAYRQFGCLIELSPVDMETHVNQCTYKNFSTSERTQCPFKDVGCTEIFCTEESSHIHLEKNINSHLTMILNALPRLSMTQGNVSAISAESKLWDPPPKNGTSTSDKEPPPDWQQLLKSLYERIVVLEQQNRELSITVSNQKNQLTALQTSVRFTEEEMLLRNCNGVYIWKLNSFQEKLTSMINDPLKMYYSPGFYTGPNGYKICARINISSKDPEFLSILLHIMKSENDDALDWPFNGVMYFVLIHPHNSEKDIRERTCSRPDLEAFRKPICELNKRSFGYVEFVRIRDLPDFLRKDTLTFRIEVRAYDKFKLPLV
- the LOC127062323 gene encoding uncharacterized protein LOC127062323 isoform X2, whose translation is MIPENTGKIVSMSKEVHIRVHTDPAPFYRFSDGQSNFSRVMPVKEWFRKLQPVQLYLVVFFTVAFFIIEMVASHVTHSLTLLLNAYYMLCNIIATLGCLVSIKYAPRESYRSIYNSTSSSLGDSVICLDGQEHGSNTSLSTKTKQSRSDRRMKNSFGWARIDILTMLICCILLASFCFSLVVEALQTLVHIDHLDEMHHPVAVLCIGAAGIFLNIFCYILIGGFTFNQGILLHVTNNGDVIFRRNIISQPETEGEQRLAVQTRRSPLAVPRSQGFRRICRDVLGCIFVILVSILVYFTDSGVAKYLDPVFAIISSISLLILSYPYMKESGLILLQTIPNHINIDSLKKELLEAFPGIVNVHDFHVWQLTSQKIILTVHIIFLDPMVYASIIDQITAFFIEMGITQVTIQPEFHKMKPTTDKTDCLIRCHGELCSLSQCCTREKLGQKSSSEESLKHVHVINKKFEKKEIIPASPMIDLKKFVIHDEESPESAPSTTSGPNNSEACQSNDEQVQSKKDNANDKSSYSISVDVNDQKLAANDSSHDTVS
- the LOC127062323 gene encoding uncharacterized protein LOC127062323 isoform X1 — protein: MANRIFRGISSNVILMRVRRLAREFISRSFQKKEVGERCESDIFNGIRVMPVKEWFRKLQPVQLYLVVFFTVAFFIIEMVASHVTHSLTLLLNAYYMLCNIIATLGCLVSIKYAPRESYRSIYNSTSSSLGDSVICLDGQEHGSNTSLSTKTKQSRSDRRMKNSFGWARIDILTMLICCILLASFCFSLVVEALQTLVHIDHLDEMHHPVAVLCIGAAGIFLNIFCYILIGGFTFNQGILLHVTNNGDVIFRRNIISQPETEGEQRLAVQTRRSPLAVPRSQGFRRICRDVLGCIFVILVSILVYFTDSGVAKYLDPVFAIISSISLLILSYPYMKESGLILLQTIPNHINIDSLKKELLEAFPGIVNVHDFHVWQLTSQKIILTVHIIFLDPMVYASIIDQITAFFIEMGITQVTIQPEFHKMKPTTDKTDCLIRCHGELCSLSQCCTREKLGQKSSSEESLKHVHVINKKFEKKEIIPASPMIDLKKFVIHDEESPESAPSTTSGPNNSEACQSNDEQVQSKKDNANDKSSYSISVDVNDQKLAANDSSHDTVS
- the LOC127062323 gene encoding uncharacterized protein LOC127062323 isoform X3 — protein: MPVKEWFRKLQPVQLYLVVFFTVAFFIIEMVASHVTHSLTLLLNAYYMLCNIIATLGCLVSIKYAPRESYRSIYNSTSSSLGDSVICLDGQEHGSNTSLSTKTKQSRSDRRMKNSFGWARIDILTMLICCILLASFCFSLVVEALQTLVHIDHLDEMHHPVAVLCIGAAGIFLNIFCYILIGGFTFNQGILLHVTNNGDVIFRRNIISQPETEGEQRLAVQTRRSPLAVPRSQGFRRICRDVLGCIFVILVSILVYFTDSGVAKYLDPVFAIISSISLLILSYPYMKESGLILLQTIPNHINIDSLKKELLEAFPGIVNVHDFHVWQLTSQKIILTVHIIFLDPMVYASIIDQITAFFIEMGITQVTIQPEFHKMKPTTDKTDCLIRCHGELCSLSQCCTREKLGQKSSSEESLKHVHVINKKFEKKEIIPASPMIDLKKFVIHDEESPESAPSTTSGPNNSEACQSNDEQVQSKKDNANDKSSYSISVDVNDQKLAANDSSHDTVS
- the LOC127062323 gene encoding uncharacterized protein LOC127062323 isoform X4, which translates into the protein MLSLTCVVCILIKRRCPLTILIIKTKDYAPRESYRSIYNSTSSSLGDSVICLDGQEHGSNTSLSTKTKQSRSDRRMKNSFGWARIDILTMLICCILLASFCFSLVVEALQTLVHIDHLDEMHHPVAVLCIGAAGIFLNIFCYILIGGFTFNQGILLHVTNNGDVIFRRNIISQPETEGEQRLAVQTRRSPLAVPRSQGFRRICRDVLGCIFVILVSILVYFTDSGVAKYLDPVFAIISSISLLILSYPYMKESGLILLQTIPNHINIDSLKKELLEAFPGIVNVHDFHVWQLTSQKIILTVHIIFLDPMVYASIIDQITAFFIEMGITQVTIQPEFHKMKPTTDKTDCLIRCHGELCSLSQCCTREKLGQKSSSEESLKHVHVINKKFEKKEIIPASPMIDLKKFVIHDEESPESAPSTTSGPNNSEACQSNDEQVQSKKDNANDKSSYSISVDVNDQKLAANDSSHDTVS